One region of Skermanella mucosa genomic DNA includes:
- the cobM gene encoding precorrin-4 C(11)-methyltransferase, giving the protein MTVHFIGAGPGAPDLITIRGRDLIARCPVCLYAGSLVPPEVVAYAPEGARVVDTAPLTLDDILAEIEAAHADGKDVARVHSGDPSLYGAIGEQIRRLDALGIPYDITPGVPAYAAAAALLRTELTLPEVSQTVILTRTAMKSSPMPNAETLDILGRSGGTLAIHLSIRNMTRIVEELSPHYGADCPVAVVYRATWPDEQVIRGTLADIREKVREAKITRTALVIVGRVLAAEDFRDSALYDPEHVHVLRPERKVR; this is encoded by the coding sequence ATGACGGTTCACTTCATCGGCGCGGGCCCCGGCGCCCCCGACCTGATCACGATCCGCGGGCGCGACCTGATCGCCCGCTGCCCGGTCTGTCTCTATGCCGGGTCGCTGGTGCCTCCCGAAGTGGTGGCCTATGCGCCGGAGGGCGCCCGGGTCGTGGACACCGCTCCCCTGACGCTGGACGACATCCTGGCCGAGATCGAAGCCGCCCATGCGGACGGCAAGGACGTGGCGCGGGTCCATTCCGGCGATCCCTCCCTCTACGGAGCGATCGGCGAGCAGATCCGCCGCCTGGACGCGCTGGGCATCCCCTACGACATCACGCCGGGGGTGCCGGCCTATGCGGCGGCCGCCGCCCTGCTGCGGACCGAGCTGACGCTGCCGGAGGTTTCGCAGACCGTCATCCTGACCCGCACGGCCATGAAGTCCTCGCCGATGCCGAACGCGGAGACGCTCGATATCCTGGGACGGTCGGGCGGAACCCTGGCGATCCATCTGTCGATCCGCAACATGACCAGGATCGTCGAGGAGCTGTCGCCCCACTACGGCGCCGATTGCCCGGTCGCGGTGGTCTATCGGGCGACCTGGCCCGACGAGCAGGTGATCCGCGGCACGCTGGCCGACATCCGGGAGAAGGTGCGTGAGGCGAAGATCACCCGCACCGCGCTGGTGATCGTCGGCCGAGTCCTGGCGGCGGAGGATTTCCGCGACAGCGCGCTCTACGACCCGGAGCATGTCCATGTGCTGCGGCCCGAGCGCAAGGTCCGGTGA
- the cobJ gene encoding precorrin-3B C(17)-methyltransferase, which yields MSAPVFVVLSQSGFEVASGARTVLPGAEIHGLAHRVAGADRSFSATLDHLRALFAAGTPIIGVFAAGILIRALGPVLSDKRAEPPVLALAEDGSAVVPLLGGHHGANDMARRLAAALGIEPAITTAGDLNFGVALDEPPAGWHLANPEDAKPFTAALMAGARVRLEGTAPWLTATRLPFSADGSLTLRVTEQAEAGSESCLVYHPPVLAVGVGCERGASAEEVTALVRETLASAGLTEGAVAALCSIDVKMDEPAIHAAAADLGVPVRFFDAARLEEEAPRLANPSDLVFREVGCHGVAEGAALAASGGTLAVPKRKSARATCAVGLAPAPLHADTIGRRRGRLSVVGIGPGSDGWRTPEADRWLASATDLVGYHLYLDLLGDLAAGKRRHGYELGAEEMRVRVALDLAAEGRDVALVSSGDAGIYAMATLVFELVEREGRADWARLDIAVTPGISALQAAAARAGAPLGHDFCTISLSDLLTPWPVIERRIRAAAEGDFVIAVYNPVSRRRTEQLPAMKAVLLEHRPAATPVILARNLGRPGETIAVTTLAALDVADVDMLTLVLIGSSETRALPRGDGGTWVYTPRGYAAKHPDEKPS from the coding sequence ATGAGCGCACCCGTTTTCGTCGTCCTGTCGCAATCCGGGTTCGAGGTCGCGTCGGGCGCCCGGACCGTCCTGCCCGGCGCGGAGATCCACGGGCTCGCCCACCGGGTCGCCGGGGCGGACAGGAGTTTCTCCGCCACGCTCGACCATCTGCGGGCGCTGTTCGCGGCCGGCACGCCGATCATCGGCGTGTTCGCCGCCGGCATCCTGATCCGCGCGCTGGGTCCCGTCCTGTCGGACAAGCGCGCCGAACCTCCCGTACTGGCCCTGGCGGAGGACGGCAGCGCGGTCGTCCCGCTGCTGGGCGGCCACCATGGCGCCAACGACATGGCGCGCCGGCTGGCGGCGGCGCTGGGCATCGAGCCGGCCATCACGACCGCCGGAGACCTGAATTTCGGCGTGGCCCTGGACGAGCCGCCGGCCGGCTGGCATCTCGCCAACCCGGAGGACGCCAAGCCCTTCACCGCCGCCCTGATGGCGGGAGCGCGGGTCCGGCTGGAAGGCACGGCCCCCTGGCTGACCGCCACCCGCCTGCCCTTCTCGGCCGACGGCAGCCTGACATTGCGGGTCACGGAACAGGCCGAAGCCGGTTCCGAATCCTGCCTCGTCTATCATCCTCCCGTGCTGGCGGTCGGCGTCGGGTGCGAGCGCGGCGCTTCGGCGGAGGAAGTGACGGCGCTGGTGCGCGAAACCCTGGCCTCCGCCGGCCTGACCGAAGGGGCCGTTGCGGCGCTCTGCTCGATCGACGTCAAGATGGACGAGCCGGCGATCCATGCCGCGGCGGCCGATCTTGGTGTCCCGGTCCGCTTCTTCGACGCCGCCCGGCTGGAGGAGGAGGCCCCCCGCCTTGCCAACCCGTCCGACCTGGTGTTCCGCGAGGTCGGCTGCCACGGGGTCGCCGAAGGGGCGGCGCTGGCGGCGTCGGGCGGAACGCTGGCGGTGCCGAAGCGGAAGTCGGCGCGGGCGACCTGCGCCGTCGGGCTGGCGCCGGCGCCGCTCCACGCTGACACCATCGGGCGACGCCGCGGACGGCTCTCGGTCGTCGGGATCGGGCCGGGCAGCGACGGCTGGCGCACGCCGGAGGCGGACCGCTGGCTGGCAAGTGCCACCGACCTCGTCGGGTATCATCTCTATCTCGATCTCCTCGGCGATCTTGCGGCCGGCAAGCGGCGGCACGGCTATGAGCTGGGGGCTGAGGAGATGCGTGTGCGCGTCGCCCTCGACCTCGCGGCGGAGGGCCGCGACGTGGCCCTGGTCTCCAGCGGCGATGCCGGCATCTATGCCATGGCAACGCTGGTGTTCGAACTGGTCGAGCGCGAGGGACGGGCGGATTGGGCGCGGCTCGACATCGCGGTGACGCCCGGCATCTCGGCGCTCCAGGCGGCGGCGGCACGGGCCGGCGCTCCCCTCGGCCACGACTTCTGTACCATCTCGCTGTCTGACCTGCTGACTCCCTGGCCGGTGATCGAGCGGCGGATCCGCGCCGCTGCCGAGGGCGATTTCGTGATCGCCGTCTACAACCCGGTGTCGCGCCGCCGCACGGAGCAACTTCCCGCCATGAAGGCGGTCCTGCTGGAACACCGTCCCGCCGCCACGCCGGTGATCCTGGCCCGCAACCTGGGCCGGCCGGGCGAGACCATCGCCGTGACCACCCTGGCGGCCCTGGACGTGGCCGACGTGGACATGCTGACCCTCGTCCTGATCGGCTCCAGCGAGACCCGTGCGCTGCCGCGCGGCGATGGCGGCACCTGGGTCTACACCCCCCGCGGCTATGCCGCGAAGCATCCGGACGAAAAGCCCTCATGA
- a CDS encoding precorrin-2 C(20)-methyltransferase, translating to MSGTLYGLGVGPGDPELITLKALRLLRSSPVVAYPAPEHGDSLARAIVAGHLPGGQTEVAIRMPMLVERFPAQEVYDRAAAELGDHLAAGRDVAVLCEGDPFFYGSFMYLFGRMAERFPVQVVPGVSSLTACAAALGAPLAARNDVLTVLPAPLPADLLRERLAQTDAAAIMKLGRHFAKVRDVLEELGLAGRSRYVERATMANQRLLPLDQVDADSVPYFSMVLVHRRGEAWA from the coding sequence ATGAGCGGAACCCTCTACGGCCTGGGTGTCGGGCCGGGCGACCCGGAGCTGATCACCCTGAAGGCTTTGCGCCTGCTGCGGTCCTCCCCCGTCGTCGCATACCCGGCTCCGGAACATGGCGACAGCCTGGCCCGCGCCATCGTTGCCGGTCACCTGCCCGGCGGGCAGACCGAAGTGGCGATCCGCATGCCCATGCTGGTCGAGCGCTTCCCGGCGCAGGAAGTCTACGACCGCGCGGCGGCGGAGTTGGGCGACCATCTGGCGGCCGGGCGCGACGTCGCCGTGCTGTGCGAGGGCGATCCCTTCTTCTACGGCTCGTTCATGTACCTGTTCGGCCGCATGGCGGAACGCTTTCCGGTGCAGGTGGTGCCGGGCGTCTCCTCCCTGACCGCCTGCGCTGCCGCCCTGGGAGCGCCGCTCGCAGCCCGGAACGACGTGCTGACCGTGCTTCCCGCCCCACTTCCGGCCGACCTGCTGCGCGAGCGCCTCGCCCAGACCGACGCCGCCGCGATCATGAAGCTGGGGCGTCATTTCGCCAAGGTGAGGGACGTGCTGGAAGAGCTGGGCCTTGCCGGCCGGTCGCGCTACGTGGAGCGTGCCACCATGGCGAACCAGCGGCTGCTGCCGCTGGACCAGGTGGACGCCGATTCCGTTCCCTATTTCTCGATGGTGCTGGTCCACCGCCGGGGTGAGGCCTGGGCATGA
- the cbiE gene encoding precorrin-6y C5,15-methyltransferase (decarboxylating) subunit CbiE → MTGSAGAWLSVVGIGEDGLDGVSPAGRRLIDAAVVLMGGERHLAMIPGDGRERLAWPSPFSEGVERLIGLRGRRVCVLASGDPMDHGIGATLSRRVAAGEMIVIPAPGAFALACARMGWARAEVETLSLHGRPAALLHAHVQPGARLLILSQNGGTPGKVADLLRQRGYGDSRITVLEHLGGPLERRREWAEADEYADLNTIAVECVAGPGAPLLPRTPGLPDEAFHHDGQLTKREVRAATLAALAPVPGQVLWDVGAGCGSIALEWMRHHPTCRAVAIEPRGDRLALIAANAEALGCPLLSIIEGKAPAALAGLPSPDAVFIGGGITAPSLFETCWEALSPGGRLVANAVTIEGEQVLTRAYARLGGSLTRIAISRAEPVGPFSGWRPLMPVTQLALNKT, encoded by the coding sequence ATGACAGGCTCCGCCGGGGCGTGGCTGTCCGTCGTCGGCATCGGCGAGGACGGATTGGACGGCGTGTCTCCGGCCGGCCGCAGGCTGATCGATGCCGCCGTGGTGCTGATGGGCGGTGAGCGCCACCTCGCCATGATCCCCGGCGACGGGCGCGAGCGGCTGGCCTGGCCGTCACCCTTCAGCGAGGGAGTCGAGCGGCTGATCGGCCTGCGCGGGCGCAGGGTCTGCGTGCTGGCGAGCGGCGACCCCATGGACCACGGCATTGGCGCCACCCTGTCGCGCCGGGTTGCCGCCGGTGAGATGATCGTCATCCCGGCACCGGGAGCCTTCGCCCTGGCCTGCGCCCGGATGGGCTGGGCGCGGGCGGAGGTCGAGACGCTGTCGCTCCACGGTCGTCCGGCGGCCTTGCTCCATGCCCATGTCCAGCCCGGCGCCCGCCTGCTGATCCTGTCCCAGAACGGCGGTACGCCCGGGAAGGTCGCCGATCTGCTGCGGCAGCGCGGTTACGGGGACAGCCGGATCACTGTGCTGGAGCATCTGGGCGGCCCCCTCGAACGGCGGCGGGAATGGGCCGAAGCGGACGAGTACGCCGATCTGAACACGATCGCGGTCGAGTGCGTCGCCGGTCCCGGCGCGCCGCTGCTGCCGCGCACGCCGGGGCTGCCGGACGAAGCCTTCCACCACGACGGGCAATTGACCAAGCGGGAGGTCCGGGCGGCGACCCTGGCGGCCCTGGCGCCGGTTCCCGGACAGGTGCTGTGGGACGTGGGGGCCGGCTGCGGCTCCATCGCTCTGGAATGGATGCGCCATCACCCCACCTGCCGCGCCGTCGCGATCGAGCCGCGCGGCGACCGCCTCGCCCTGATCGCGGCGAACGCCGAGGCGCTGGGCTGTCCCCTGCTCTCCATCATCGAGGGCAAGGCGCCGGCGGCCCTGGCCGGGCTTCCTTCCCCTGACGCGGTCTTCATCGGCGGCGGCATCACGGCACCCAGCCTGTTCGAGACTTGCTGGGAAGCGTTGTCCCCCGGCGGCCGGCTGGTCGCCAACGCCGTCACCATCGAGGGCGAGCAGGTGCTGACCAGGGCCTATGCCCGGCTGGGCGGCAGCCTGACCCGCATCGCTATCTCCAGGGCCGAACCGGTCGGCCCGTTTTCCGGCTGGCGTCCCCTGATGCCGGTCACCCAACTGGCGCTGAACAAGACATGA
- a CDS encoding precorrin-8X methylmutase translates to MDYLRDPAEIYRRSFAMIAEEADLAGLPPDVAELATRLIHACGMVDLVRDLAWSPDVMSAGRAALAAGAVVLTDASMVASGIMASRLPAGNPVLCTLAEPAVPALAAGLGTTRSAAALDLWLPHMEGAIVAIGNAPTALFRLLELLDAGAPRPAVILGFPVGFVGAAESKAELAADPRGVPFVTVRGRRGGSAMASAAVNALAIGASA, encoded by the coding sequence ATGGACTATCTGCGTGACCCGGCGGAGATCTACCGCCGCTCCTTCGCGATGATCGCGGAGGAGGCGGACTTGGCCGGCCTGCCGCCCGACGTGGCCGAGTTGGCGACCCGCCTGATCCACGCCTGCGGCATGGTCGATCTGGTCCGCGACCTCGCCTGGAGCCCGGACGTGATGTCGGCCGGCCGGGCTGCGCTGGCTGCGGGGGCCGTCGTCCTGACCGATGCCAGCATGGTCGCCTCCGGCATCATGGCGTCGCGCCTGCCGGCCGGCAACCCGGTGCTGTGTACCCTGGCCGAACCTGCCGTGCCGGCCCTGGCCGCCGGGCTCGGCACTACCCGGTCCGCCGCCGCCCTGGATCTCTGGCTGCCGCACATGGAAGGGGCGATCGTCGCGATCGGCAATGCCCCGACCGCCCTGTTCCGCCTGCTGGAACTGCTGGACGCCGGAGCGCCCCGCCCGGCGGTGATCCTGGGTTTTCCCGTGGGGTTCGTCGGCGCCGCCGAATCCAAGGCCGAGCTGGCCGCCGACCCGCGCGGCGTTCCCTTCGTCACCGTCCGCGGCCGGCGCGGCGGCAGCGCCATGGCGTCGGCCGCGGTCAATGCGCTCGCGATCGGGGCTTCGGCATGA
- a CDS encoding sirohydrochlorin chelatase, whose amino-acid sequence MNAIAKPSQGPAQASSEKLGVMLCGHGSRDTGAVQEFAVVAGQLRAKLPFDAVEYGYLEFAKPIIRDGLDKLRAKGVTKVLAIPGMLFAAGHAKNDIPSVLNAYQAQNDGMTIHYGRELGIDLKMLRAAGDRVAEALALAGGDVPRHETLLMVVGRGSSDPDANSNVAKVTRMLWEGMGFGWAETSYSGVTFPLVEPGLEHAAKLGYRRIVVFPYFLFTGILVRRIYDYADAVAARHPNIEFIKAGYLNDHPMVLETFSDRVTEILEGTGNMNCQMCKYREQVLGFEAEVGLRQESHHHHVEGIGTGEAHGHDHGHGHDHGHHHHDHGDHHHAHGHNHAHGHGHSHDHGGAGHHHHPYPHADHPLGPRSMTKQARD is encoded by the coding sequence ATGAACGCGATCGCCAAACCCTCCCAGGGACCGGCACAGGCTTCTTCCGAAAAGCTCGGCGTCATGCTGTGCGGCCACGGCAGCCGCGACACCGGCGCCGTCCAGGAGTTCGCCGTCGTGGCCGGCCAGCTCCGCGCCAAGCTGCCGTTCGACGCGGTGGAGTACGGCTACCTGGAATTCGCCAAGCCGATCATCCGCGACGGCCTGGACAAGCTGCGCGCCAAGGGCGTCACCAAGGTGCTGGCGATCCCCGGCATGCTGTTCGCCGCCGGCCACGCGAAGAACGATATTCCCTCGGTGCTGAACGCCTATCAGGCGCAGAACGACGGCATGACCATCCATTACGGCCGCGAACTGGGCATCGACCTGAAGATGCTGCGCGCCGCCGGCGACCGGGTTGCCGAGGCGCTGGCCCTGGCCGGAGGCGACGTTCCGCGGCACGAGACGCTCCTGATGGTGGTCGGCCGGGGTTCGTCCGACCCGGACGCCAACTCCAACGTGGCGAAGGTTACTCGCATGCTGTGGGAGGGGATGGGCTTCGGCTGGGCCGAGACATCCTATTCCGGCGTGACCTTCCCGCTGGTCGAGCCGGGGCTGGAGCATGCGGCGAAGCTGGGCTACCGGCGCATCGTGGTGTTCCCGTATTTCCTGTTCACCGGCATCCTGGTCCGGCGGATCTACGACTATGCCGACGCCGTGGCGGCCCGTCATCCCAACATCGAATTCATCAAGGCCGGCTATCTCAACGACCACCCAATGGTGCTGGAGACCTTCTCGGACCGCGTCACCGAGATCCTCGAGGGCACCGGCAATATGAACTGCCAGATGTGCAAGTACCGCGAGCAGGTCCTGGGTTTCGAGGCGGAGGTCGGCCTGCGCCAGGAAAGCCACCACCATCACGTGGAGGGCATCGGCACCGGAGAGGCGCACGGTCATGACCACGGTCACGGTCATGACCACGGGCATCACCATCATGACCACGGGGACCATCACCACGCCCACGGACATAATCACGCGCATGGGCACGGCCATTCCCACGACCATGGCGGCGCCGGGCACCATCATCATCCCTACCCCCATGCCGACCATCCGCTGGGGCCGAGAAGCATGACGAAGCAGGCTCGCGACTGA
- the cobD gene encoding threonine-phosphate decarboxylase CobD, whose amino-acid sequence MGQQSYGPPASASIHNAPVPARVRDHGGGLARAEARFGRPKQGWLDLSTGINPWPIRVPAPGPDAWTRLPDRDALDRLLAAAGRYFGADPAAIVAAPGSQALIQAVPRLMPRGRAAILGFTYAEHARCWSLAGHDVAVSETLDEAADADCVIVTNPNNPDGRQVEPNQLLALAERQAARGGLLVVDEAFADVAPAISVASAAGRPGLCVLRSFGKFFGLAGLRLGFALGPAGLVSALEDHLGPWAVGGPALEVGATAMADRDWIEATRDRLALAARDLDGLLRAHGLEIVGGTDLYRLTRTAHAAALFEHLGRSGILARPFEARPDWLRFGLPPDAAGAARLRDALGSFIFPA is encoded by the coding sequence ATGGGTCAGCAGTCTTACGGTCCCCCCGCATCAGCGTCAATCCACAATGCGCCGGTTCCGGCGCGGGTTCGCGACCATGGCGGCGGCCTTGCCCGGGCCGAGGCCCGATTCGGCCGCCCGAAGCAGGGGTGGCTGGATCTGTCCACCGGCATCAATCCCTGGCCCATCCGGGTCCCCGCGCCGGGTCCCGACGCCTGGACTCGACTGCCCGACCGGGACGCGCTCGACCGGCTCCTCGCCGCCGCTGGCCGCTATTTCGGCGCGGACCCCGCCGCCATCGTGGCGGCTCCGGGGTCGCAGGCGCTGATCCAGGCGGTGCCCCGGCTGATGCCGCGTGGCAGGGCGGCGATCCTGGGCTTCACCTATGCCGAGCACGCCCGCTGCTGGAGCCTCGCCGGCCACGATGTCGCGGTGAGCGAAACGCTCGACGAGGCTGCCGATGCCGACTGCGTCATAGTGACCAACCCCAACAATCCGGACGGCCGGCAGGTCGAACCGAACCAACTCCTTGCACTTGCCGAACGGCAGGCCGCGCGGGGCGGGTTGCTCGTGGTGGACGAGGCTTTCGCCGACGTGGCGCCGGCAATCAGCGTCGCCTCGGCCGCCGGTCGGCCCGGCCTCTGCGTTCTGCGCTCTTTCGGCAAGTTCTTCGGGCTCGCCGGGCTTCGCCTTGGCTTCGCGCTCGGCCCTGCCGGCCTGGTGTCTGCGCTGGAGGATCACCTGGGACCCTGGGCGGTCGGAGGGCCGGCGCTGGAGGTCGGTGCCACGGCCATGGCCGACCGGGACTGGATCGAGGCGACCCGCGACCGCCTAGCCTTGGCCGCGCGCGACCTGGATGGATTGCTACGGGCGCATGGGCTGGAAATCGTCGGCGGGACCGACCTCTACCGCCTGACCCGCACCGCCCATGCCGCCGCCCTGTTCGAGCATCTTGGCCGCTCCGGCATCCTGGCCCGCCCTTTCGAGGCGCGGCCGGACTGGCTGAGGTTCGGACTGCCGCCCGATGCCGCAGGGGCGGCACGCTTGCGCGACGCCCTCGGCTCGTTCATCTTCCCGGCATGA
- the bluB gene encoding 5,6-dimethylbenzimidazole synthase: protein MKKVPTFDVGFQERLEDLFRWRRDVRRFRTDAIDDALIERLVQVAALAPSVGYSRPWRFVRVDDPGRRAAVRGAFERCNAEALGGYTGDRARLYATLKLAGLNDAPVQIAVFNDDETTRGHGLGRRTMPEMLRYSTVTAVFSFWLAARAYGIGAGWVSILDPESVRQALEVPPTWSLVAYLCVGLPVEEHIDPELERAGWEARDEAASVLLRR, encoded by the coding sequence ATGAAGAAAGTCCCGACTTTCGATGTGGGTTTTCAGGAACGGCTGGAAGATCTGTTCCGCTGGCGCCGCGACGTGCGCCGTTTCCGGACCGATGCCATCGACGACGCCCTGATCGAGCGGCTGGTCCAGGTCGCGGCGCTGGCGCCGTCGGTCGGCTACAGCAGGCCCTGGCGGTTCGTCCGCGTCGACGATCCCGGGCGCCGTGCCGCCGTCCGTGGGGCTTTCGAGCGCTGCAACGCCGAGGCGTTGGGCGGCTACACGGGCGATCGCGCCCGGCTCTATGCCACGCTGAAGCTGGCAGGACTGAACGACGCGCCGGTGCAGATCGCCGTGTTCAACGACGACGAGACCACGCGCGGTCACGGCCTCGGCCGGCGCACCATGCCGGAAATGCTGCGCTATTCCACCGTCACCGCCGTCTTCAGCTTCTGGCTGGCGGCGCGGGCTTACGGGATCGGTGCCGGCTGGGTGTCGATACTCGATCCGGAATCCGTCCGGCAGGCGTTGGAGGTGCCGCCCACTTGGTCCCTGGTGGCCTATCTGTGCGTCGGCCTGCCGGTCGAGGAGCATATCGATCCCGAGCTGGAGCGGGCGGGGTGGGAGGCCCGGGACGAGGCGGCGTCGGTCCTGCTGCGCCGCTGA
- a CDS encoding energy-coupling factor ABC transporter permease, protein MHIMEGYLPPLHAAAWMVAAAPFVVAGVRRIRRVVDDHPETKLLLATSGAFAFVLSALKIPSVTGSCSHPTGVGLGAVLFGPNAMAVLGTIVLLFQALLLAHGGLTTLGANVFSMAIVGPWVAYGVWRLAAGLGRSFAVFLAAALGNLATYCTTSVQLALAFPDPVTGFGGALAKFLSIFAITQVPLAVVEGILTVVVVNLLVQYSRDELSALAFGTKAMGAK, encoded by the coding sequence ATGCATATCATGGAAGGCTACCTGCCGCCTCTCCATGCCGCGGCCTGGATGGTGGCCGCGGCGCCGTTCGTCGTCGCCGGCGTCCGCCGGATCAGGCGCGTGGTCGATGACCATCCCGAGACCAAGCTGCTGCTCGCGACGTCCGGCGCCTTCGCCTTCGTGCTGTCGGCGCTGAAGATCCCGTCGGTGACGGGAAGCTGCTCGCACCCGACCGGCGTCGGCCTGGGCGCCGTCCTTTTCGGGCCGAACGCCATGGCGGTGCTGGGCACCATCGTCCTGCTGTTCCAGGCGCTGCTGCTGGCCCACGGTGGGCTGACCACGCTGGGCGCCAACGTCTTCTCCATGGCGATCGTCGGCCCCTGGGTCGCCTACGGCGTCTGGCGGCTGGCCGCCGGCCTGGGCAGGAGCTTCGCGGTCTTCCTGGCCGCGGCGCTCGGCAACCTGGCGACCTACTGCACGACTTCCGTCCAGTTGGCTCTTGCCTTTCCCGACCCGGTGACCGGCTTCGGCGGGGCGCTGGCCAAGTTCCTGTCGATCTTCGCGATCACCCAGGTTCCGCTCGCGGTGGTGGAGGGGATCCTGACGGTCGTGGTGGTCAATCTGCTGGTTCAGTACAGCCGCGACGAGCTGTCCGCGCTGGCGTTCGGAACCAAGGCGATGGGGGCGAAATGA
- a CDS encoding energy-coupling factor ABC transporter substrate-binding protein has protein sequence MRGRNAILLLAAAAIVVLPLLVVGNAEFSGSDGQAQDLIDQGGYQPWFEPLWEPPSGEIESLLFSLQAALGAGLLGYYVGLRRGRREGRPEDRRTELHAGD, from the coding sequence ATGAGAGGCCGCAACGCGATTCTTCTCCTGGCCGCCGCCGCCATCGTGGTCCTGCCGCTTCTGGTCGTCGGCAATGCCGAGTTCTCCGGCTCCGATGGGCAGGCGCAGGACCTGATCGACCAGGGGGGGTACCAGCCCTGGTTCGAGCCCCTGTGGGAGCCGCCCAGCGGCGAGATCGAGAGCCTGCTGTTCTCGCTGCAGGCGGCGCTCGGCGCCGGGTTGCTCGGCTATTATGTCGGTCTTCGGCGGGGACGGCGCGAGGGCCGGCCGGAGGATCGGCGGACGGAGCTTCATGCTGGCGATTGA
- the cbiQ gene encoding cobalt ECF transporter T component CbiQ, with translation MLAIDRHAWTNRWHDLHPLEKLLPAFGMLMVTLVLPPWPAAPLSIAAMLALTILGAGVPAGAVLGTLAVPLGFLLTGAPVLALAVDVSDGLHVGLAPGGLEAAAAVTVRSLAATSCLVFLILTTPVADLMPLLGRLGVPRLVRDLMLLTYRLIFVFLDCAATGRQAQIGRLGYDGPRRSLRSAGWLAGSLFQRSLARGRRLEIGMAARGLGSDLPQPGDDRVPSVWRLLAGAALPLGVASAALLVRRGG, from the coding sequence ATGCTGGCGATTGACCGCCACGCCTGGACCAATCGCTGGCACGATCTCCACCCGCTGGAAAAGCTGCTGCCCGCGTTCGGCATGCTGATGGTGACCCTGGTCCTGCCGCCCTGGCCCGCGGCGCCGCTTTCGATCGCTGCCATGCTGGCACTGACCATCCTCGGCGCGGGCGTGCCGGCGGGAGCCGTGCTCGGCACGCTCGCGGTCCCGCTGGGCTTCCTGCTGACCGGTGCGCCGGTGCTGGCGCTGGCGGTCGATGTTTCCGACGGTTTGCATGTAGGTCTGGCGCCCGGGGGGCTGGAGGCGGCGGCCGCCGTGACCGTGCGGTCGCTGGCGGCTACCTCCTGCCTCGTCTTCCTGATCCTGACGACGCCGGTCGCCGACCTGATGCCCTTGCTGGGGCGGCTGGGCGTGCCGCGGCTGGTGCGTGACCTGATGCTGCTGACCTACCGGCTGATCTTCGTCTTCCTGGATTGCGCCGCCACCGGCCGGCAGGCCCAGATCGGCCGCCTCGGCTACGACGGCCCCCGGCGCAGCCTGCGCTCGGCCGGCTGGCTGGCGGGAAGCCTGTTCCAGCGCTCCCTCGCCCGCGGGCGGCGGCTGGAGATCGGGATGGCGGCGCGAGGGCTTGGCAGCGACCTGCCGCAGCCGGGCGACGACCGCGTGCCTTCGGTCTGGCGCCTGCTGGCGGGGGCGGCGCTGCCGCTCGGCGTCGCGTCGGCGGCGCTGCTGGTGCGGAGGGGCGGATGA